From a region of the uncultured Draconibacterium sp. genome:
- the ccsA gene encoding cytochrome c biogenesis protein CcsA, with protein MKKFYSFITSVPFAAFIFLALAFSMAVATFIESSYGTPTARALVYNTHWFELLWGLFALNLINNILRYRLFANRRYTLGIFHVSFLVMILGGAVTRFISFEGVMHIREGESADYILSTNDYFYAGFEGQEKVSHVRFSEVTPKQFSTKIDVNGKAVKVKAVGFIENAEKKAIASDSGEPIIDFVFSAPNTQGMQSFSFKEGDVLDYPGFSAGFEVDEEKVINFFMEDGALFMTSFAQLEETTMATQETVDLSPGDTIPVKPMFLYGYDNFRFLIRKFLPSATFTAVKSQTETGEDAVMVQISDGVRQQNIPVFGHSGQRADTVRVPLGNGNLKLAYGALPLQVPFSIHLKDFQMEHYPGSNSPSSFASEVVLVDPQKGINEDIRIFMNNTLNHRGYKFFQSSYDRDEQGTILSVNYDFWGTWISYLGYILLIVGVIMSLVNPNSYFQYLAKKLKASSVKVIVILTLLGSVAFSASAQSGIGAGIPSIDKEVVKEFSELWVQGVDGRIEPVSTLSGEIVRKISRKSGLYGLSADGVVLSMMAYPEIWQSMPIIKVADKSLEGALGAQNKYITVESLFDANGNYKIADAVQAAYAKAPGMRNRMDKEYINIDERVNICFMVFQGSIFHLFPRERVEDTWYAPGSAAAEYSDGDSIFIQSGFQLLLQSITENQSQNAVQVLQAVDNFQVKYGADLLPGEKKKNVEILFNKVNPFKRIFPFYLLFGFLLLTVLFINIFRQKQLPSFLRYSFFGFIIILFLVHTVGLAVRWYISGHAPWSNGYESVVYVAWATMLAGIIFGRKYPMVIGTAAFLTGIALFVAHLSWMNPEVTNLVPVLKSYWLAIHVAIITASYGFLGLSMFLGVLVMILIVLRRGVNETKVNGFIEQLTTINEMSATVGLYFLTIGTFLGGVWANESWGRYWGWDPKETWALITVVIYSFIVHMRLIPSLKGIFNYNFASILGFASVLMTYFGVNYYLSGLHSYGKGVADGVDPAVPVSIFVLAGLIIWAYIKDNKYQAQQAENEDGE; from the coding sequence ATGAAGAAATTTTATTCCTTTATAACATCCGTGCCGTTCGCGGCATTTATTTTTCTTGCTTTGGCATTTTCGATGGCTGTTGCCACCTTTATCGAAAGCAGCTATGGCACACCAACTGCCCGTGCGTTGGTGTATAACACGCATTGGTTCGAGTTACTTTGGGGGCTGTTTGCACTCAACCTTATCAATAACATTTTGCGTTACCGCTTATTCGCCAACAGGCGTTATACACTGGGTATTTTTCACGTGTCGTTTTTAGTGATGATCTTGGGTGGTGCCGTTACTCGTTTTATCAGTTTCGAAGGCGTAATGCACATTCGCGAAGGAGAAAGTGCCGACTATATTTTATCGACCAACGATTATTTTTATGCAGGTTTTGAGGGGCAGGAAAAAGTGTCGCATGTGCGATTCTCGGAGGTTACACCCAAGCAGTTTTCCACAAAAATCGATGTAAACGGCAAAGCTGTAAAAGTAAAGGCCGTTGGTTTTATCGAGAATGCTGAAAAAAAGGCTATCGCTTCCGATTCGGGCGAGCCGATAATCGACTTTGTTTTTTCAGCACCCAATACCCAGGGCATGCAATCGTTTTCTTTTAAGGAAGGAGACGTGTTGGATTACCCCGGTTTTTCTGCCGGTTTTGAAGTTGATGAAGAAAAAGTGATCAACTTTTTTATGGAGGATGGCGCTTTGTTTATGACCTCTTTTGCGCAACTGGAAGAGACAACTATGGCTACGCAGGAGACGGTTGACTTATCTCCGGGCGATACAATTCCGGTTAAGCCAATGTTCTTATATGGTTATGATAATTTCCGCTTTCTGATCCGCAAATTCTTGCCAAGTGCCACATTTACAGCAGTGAAAAGCCAGACCGAAACAGGTGAAGATGCTGTGATGGTGCAGATTTCTGATGGTGTGCGACAGCAAAATATTCCGGTTTTTGGTCATTCGGGGCAGCGTGCAGATACAGTGCGTGTGCCGCTGGGCAACGGTAATTTAAAACTGGCCTATGGCGCTTTGCCGTTGCAGGTTCCGTTTAGCATTCATTTAAAAGATTTTCAGATGGAGCATTATCCGGGGTCAAATTCGCCGTCGTCGTTTGCTTCCGAAGTGGTTTTGGTCGATCCGCAAAAAGGCATTAACGAGGATATCCGCATTTTTATGAATAACACCTTAAATCACCGGGGCTACAAGTTCTTTCAATCGTCGTACGACCGCGATGAACAGGGAACAATCCTTTCGGTGAATTACGATTTTTGGGGAACCTGGATATCGTACCTCGGTTATATTTTGCTCATTGTTGGTGTAATTATGTCGTTGGTAAATCCAAATTCATATTTCCAGTATTTGGCCAAAAAACTAAAAGCCAGTTCGGTAAAAGTAATCGTAATCCTGACATTGTTAGGAAGTGTGGCTTTTTCAGCATCGGCACAAAGTGGTATTGGCGCCGGAATCCCATCGATTGACAAAGAAGTTGTAAAAGAATTCAGCGAATTGTGGGTACAAGGTGTTGATGGTCGAATTGAGCCGGTTTCAACGCTGTCGGGCGAAATAGTTCGCAAAATAAGCCGAAAATCAGGTTTGTATGGTTTGTCGGCCGATGGAGTAGTGCTGAGTATGATGGCGTATCCCGAAATCTGGCAATCGATGCCCATTATTAAAGTGGCCGATAAATCGCTGGAAGGAGCGCTTGGCGCACAGAATAAATACATTACGGTTGAATCGCTTTTTGATGCAAACGGCAATTATAAAATTGCGGATGCGGTGCAGGCAGCTTATGCCAAAGCACCCGGAATGCGCAACAGAATGGATAAAGAATACATTAATATTGATGAGCGTGTTAATATCTGTTTTATGGTATTTCAGGGCTCTATATTTCATCTATTCCCGCGCGAACGGGTGGAAGATACCTGGTATGCACCCGGAAGTGCAGCTGCAGAATATTCTGATGGCGATTCGATATTTATACAAAGTGGATTTCAGTTGCTGTTGCAGTCGATTACCGAAAACCAAAGTCAGAATGCCGTGCAGGTATTACAGGCGGTCGATAATTTCCAGGTGAAATACGGAGCTGATCTCTTACCCGGCGAGAAGAAGAAAAACGTTGAGATTCTTTTCAATAAAGTAAATCCGTTTAAACGCATTTTCCCGTTTTACCTGTTATTTGGTTTCTTGCTGTTAACAGTACTTTTTATCAATATTTTCAGGCAAAAACAGCTGCCGTCGTTTCTGCGGTATTCGTTTTTCGGATTCATTATAATCCTGTTTTTGGTACACACCGTTGGATTGGCTGTGCGCTGGTACATATCAGGACATGCACCGTGGAGTAACGGTTACGAATCGGTGGTTTATGTTGCCTGGGCAACCATGCTGGCCGGTATTATTTTTGGCCGAAAATATCCGATGGTAATTGGTACGGCAGCATTTTTAACCGGAATTGCATTGTTTGTGGCTCACCTAAGCTGGATGAATCCGGAGGTGACCAATCTGGTGCCAGTACTTAAATCCTACTGGTTGGCTATTCACGTGGCAATTATTACGGCCAGTTACGGATTTCTGGGACTGAGCATGTTTCTTGGCGTCTTGGTAATGATTTTAATCGTTCTGCGAAGAGGAGTGAACGAAACAAAAGTAAATGGCTTTATTGAGCAGCTCACCACAATCAACGAAATGTCGGCAACGGTTGGTTTATATTTTCTAACCATCGGAACATTTTTGGGCGGCGTTTGGGCTAACGAAAGCTGGGGCCGTTATTGGGGCTGGGACCCTAAGGAAACCTGGGCACTTATTACTGTAGTTATCTATTCGTTTATTGTACACATGCGACTGATTCCTTCGTTAAAGGGAATTTTCAATTATAATTTTGCCTCGATACTTGGTTTTGCCTCGGTGTTGATGACATATTTTGGCGTTAACTATTACCTTTCAGGATTACATTCTTATGGAAAAGGTGTTGCCGATGGAGTCGATCCGGCTGTTCCTGTCTCTATTTTTGTATTGGCCGGATTGATAATCTGGGCGTATATAAAAGACAATAAATATCAGGCTCAACAAGCCGAAAATGAGGATGGTGAATAA
- a CDS encoding cation diffusion facilitator family transporter translates to MQNNKYIFREGWISIIANTILFALKYWAGIVTGSVALIADAWHTLTDSVSSVIVLIGGKISSKPADDDHPFGHGRAEHIAAVIIGVLLAIVAFDFVLKSVDKFGTREQTVFGTIAWIATIISIVVKELLAQYAFFGFRKTNSSILKADGWHHRTDALSSVVILVGLLFGKYFWWTDAVLGLIVAGMIGYASFEILSKEIKSLLGESPSDELLEKIHKTVSQNCVIRVNLHHIHLHHYGNHTEMSCHIKLPPEMTLYETHEICTKIEKAINEEFGFFTTIHPEPLNDKLKTFERY, encoded by the coding sequence ATGCAAAACAATAAATACATTTTCAGAGAAGGTTGGATATCGATTATTGCCAACACAATACTTTTCGCACTGAAATATTGGGCAGGAATTGTAACAGGCTCGGTGGCTTTAATTGCTGATGCCTGGCATACACTAACCGATTCAGTTTCGTCGGTTATTGTTTTGATAGGAGGTAAAATATCGAGCAAACCGGCCGACGACGATCATCCGTTCGGTCACGGTCGTGCTGAACATATTGCTGCTGTTATTATAGGCGTTTTACTTGCCATTGTTGCTTTCGATTTTGTACTGAAATCAGTAGATAAATTTGGCACCCGCGAACAAACCGTCTTTGGAACGATTGCCTGGATAGCTACTATTATTTCAATTGTGGTGAAAGAACTGTTGGCCCAATATGCTTTCTTCGGGTTTCGGAAAACCAACTCATCAATATTAAAAGCTGATGGCTGGCACCACCGCACTGATGCACTGTCATCGGTTGTCATTTTAGTCGGCTTATTATTTGGGAAATATTTCTGGTGGACAGATGCTGTTTTAGGACTAATTGTTGCCGGTATGATTGGTTACGCCAGTTTTGAAATTCTGTCGAAAGAAATCAAATCACTTCTTGGCGAAAGTCCTTCTGATGAGTTATTGGAAAAAATACATAAAACAGTTAGCCAAAATTGCGTAATTCGGGTTAACCTTCATCACATACATTTACACCACTACGGCAACCACACCGAAATGAGCTGCCATATAAAACTCCCCCCGGAAATGACACTCTACGAAACGCATGAGATCTGCACAAAAATTGAGAAGGCTATTAACGAGGAATTTGGTTTTTTCACCACCATTCACCCTGAGCCGTTGAACGATAAACTCAAAACATTTGAACGCTATTAA
- a CDS encoding alpha-L-fucosidase encodes METVENYMSSEALIHLLIEKVAGGGNLLLDVGPTADGRIPVIQQQRLLDIGDWLETNGEAIYETRKWEGAEKNDIADVYFTKKGKDLYVHCTQYPTTDLKIKGLKKASSVNLLGYQGDVKFKKSGKTISISAPVLTPGKLTRTYAWVFKLENVLK; translated from the coding sequence ATTGAAACCGTTGAAAACTACATGAGCTCTGAAGCACTGATTCATCTTTTAATTGAAAAGGTTGCGGGAGGAGGCAATCTCCTGCTTGATGTTGGACCAACTGCTGACGGTCGTATTCCTGTAATTCAGCAACAACGCTTACTTGATATTGGCGACTGGCTGGAGACAAACGGCGAAGCCATATACGAAACAAGAAAATGGGAAGGCGCTGAAAAGAACGATATCGCTGATGTATATTTCACAAAAAAAGGAAAAGACTTGTACGTGCATTGCACGCAATATCCTACAACCGATTTAAAAATAAAAGGGCTGAAAAAAGCCTCATCTGTTAATTTGTTGGGCTACCAGGGTGATGTAAAATTCAAAAAATCGGGTAAAACAATCAGCATTTCGGCGCCGGTATTAACTCCGGGTAAACTTACCCGCACCTATGCCTGGGTTTTTAAACTTGAAAATGTACTTAAATAA
- a CDS encoding long-chain fatty acid--CoA ligase translates to MGQTVTRTFDILERILKEFPREDAIAGKKEGKWYTYSTKEYYKKSHQLAMGLMALGLKPGDKVATVTTNRPEWNFADIGMAMAGIIHVPIYPTLGDDEYKYILKHAEVKIILAGDKKLFQSMCPLANMIDGVDAVYTFEDVEGAKNYEQILDLGEEKEDEFADQLEAVKKDIKPEDLATIIYTSGTTGVPKGVMLTHNNLVSNFTAHVKLHDLGIEHRALSFLPLCHVYERSVNYHFQYKGMGVYYVGNLSQIVSSIKEVKPHMFNSVPRLLEKVYDGFVAKGKELNGIKKKLYFWALNLTRHFEYNKKFGPLMQLKISVADKLIYSKWREALGGNITYIVSGGAALQPRIARVFGMAKLTTLEGYGLTETSPVIAVNNPTTMEMMVGTVGPILEGFDVKFASDGEILCKGPGVMKGYYKAPELTDEVIDKNGWFHTGDIGVLVDDKYLKITDRKKEIFKLSGGKYIAPQMIENKLKTSELIEQVMVIGANEKFASAIISPCFPILHDWAGERKLHYENNEELIQLPEVIQKMQKEVMKVNKTLGSHEQISRIRLVCEEWTPTSGELSPTLKLRRNAVAVKYQHLIDDIYAVGVKR, encoded by the coding sequence ATGGGACAGACAGTTACACGTACTTTCGATATTCTCGAACGCATATTGAAAGAATTCCCCCGTGAAGATGCCATTGCCGGAAAAAAAGAGGGCAAATGGTACACCTATTCAACCAAAGAGTATTACAAAAAATCGCATCAGCTGGCCATGGGGCTAATGGCTTTGGGTTTAAAGCCGGGCGACAAAGTGGCCACGGTTACCACCAATCGGCCGGAGTGGAATTTTGCCGATATCGGAATGGCAATGGCGGGAATTATTCATGTTCCTATTTATCCAACGCTGGGCGACGATGAATACAAGTATATTCTGAAACACGCCGAAGTAAAGATCATTCTGGCAGGCGATAAAAAGCTTTTCCAAAGTATGTGTCCATTAGCCAATATGATTGATGGTGTTGATGCAGTTTACACTTTTGAAGATGTTGAAGGTGCAAAAAATTATGAGCAGATTCTGGACTTGGGAGAGGAGAAAGAAGACGAATTTGCCGATCAGTTGGAGGCCGTAAAAAAAGACATTAAGCCGGAAGATCTGGCAACTATTATTTATACTTCGGGAACAACAGGTGTGCCCAAAGGAGTTATGCTAACACACAACAACCTTGTGTCGAACTTTACCGCGCATGTCAAACTTCACGACCTGGGAATAGAACACAGAGCATTGAGTTTTCTCCCACTTTGCCATGTTTACGAGCGAAGTGTGAATTACCATTTCCAGTACAAGGGAATGGGCGTGTATTATGTGGGTAATCTGAGTCAGATAGTTTCATCGATTAAAGAAGTGAAACCGCACATGTTTAACTCGGTGCCGCGTTTGCTCGAAAAAGTATACGATGGATTTGTGGCCAAGGGGAAAGAACTAAACGGAATTAAAAAGAAGCTTTATTTCTGGGCTTTAAATCTTACACGTCATTTTGAATACAATAAAAAGTTTGGCCCGTTGATGCAACTGAAAATTTCGGTGGCCGATAAATTAATCTATTCCAAATGGCGGGAAGCACTTGGCGGAAATATCACTTATATTGTTTCCGGTGGTGCCGCACTTCAACCGCGTATTGCCAGGGTTTTTGGAATGGCAAAACTGACTACGCTCGAAGGATATGGTTTAACCGAAACCTCGCCTGTAATTGCCGTAAATAATCCCACCACGATGGAAATGATGGTGGGAACAGTGGGGCCAATTCTGGAAGGTTTTGACGTGAAATTTGCTTCGGATGGTGAGATTTTGTGTAAAGGTCCGGGAGTAATGAAGGGCTATTATAAAGCCCCGGAGTTAACTGATGAAGTGATTGACAAAAACGGGTGGTTTCACACCGGCGATATTGGTGTTTTGGTAGATGATAAATACCTGAAGATTACCGATCGTAAAAAAGAAATTTTCAAACTCTCGGGCGGAAAATATATTGCTCCGCAGATGATTGAGAACAAGTTGAAAACATCTGAACTGATTGAACAGGTGATGGTAATTGGTGCAAACGAGAAATTTGCCAGTGCCATTATTTCACCGTGTTTTCCAATTCTTCACGACTGGGCAGGCGAGCGCAAACTGCATTACGAAAACAACGAAGAGCTGATTCAACTTCCGGAGGTAATTCAAAAAATGCAAAAAGAAGTGATGAAGGTGAATAAAACGCTGGGATCGCACGAGCAAATCAGCCGCATTCGTCTGGTGTGCGAAGAGTGGACTCCAACATCGGGAGAACTGTCGCCAACACTAAAACTAAGAAGAAATGCAGTGGCAGTAAAATACCAGCACTTAATTGATGATATATATGCCGTAGGGGTAAAGAGGTAG
- a CDS encoding family 20 glycosylhydrolase, whose translation MRKISVLSILVILLSMLQSCSEKVETDLAKTAFIPKPTSVTATGDGFNLNKASVIYVQAGSEGVLRSAEILAEKINRLTGGSVTVKPTTTPPSREIYISNVDNGHLSEQAYELKIEKHLISIKGADAAGCFFGVQTLLQTLPVEADNSQPLYVPTGTVTDSPEYTYRGAMLDVSRHFFNVDEVKQFIDFLAMYKMNVLHLHLSDDQGWRIEIKSWPKLTEIGGQTEVGGGKGGFYTQEQYKELVQYAADRQIMIVPEIDMPGHTNAALASYAELNCDGKARELYTGTEVGFSTLCTDKEITYQFIDDVIRELAEITPGPYIHIGGDESHVTAHDDYVYFVNKVQDIVKKHGKKIIGWDEIANAKLIDNVTVQFWADVKNTTMGVEKGAQVLMSPAARAYLDMQYDSTTHLGLHWAGYIEVDHGYDWDPATLVEGITKENILGIEAPLWSETVTNIDEVEYMTFPRLPGYAEIGWTAPGDRSWDEYKTRLAKHGKRFEALGIDYYKSALVPWEE comes from the coding sequence ATGAGAAAGATATCAGTTTTGTCAATTTTAGTAATCCTCCTGTCTATGCTTCAATCCTGCTCTGAGAAAGTTGAAACCGACCTTGCAAAAACGGCTTTTATACCGAAACCAACCAGCGTAACAGCTACAGGCGACGGCTTTAACCTTAACAAAGCCAGCGTAATTTATGTGCAGGCAGGTAGTGAAGGAGTGCTTCGTTCGGCTGAGATACTGGCTGAAAAGATTAACCGGCTTACCGGGGGATCGGTTACCGTAAAACCAACCACCACACCTCCTTCGCGAGAAATTTATATTTCCAATGTCGACAACGGACATTTAAGTGAACAAGCTTACGAGCTGAAGATTGAAAAACACCTGATCTCAATTAAGGGAGCCGATGCCGCAGGATGTTTCTTTGGCGTTCAAACGCTTTTGCAAACCTTACCTGTTGAAGCAGATAATTCGCAGCCATTATACGTACCAACCGGAACTGTAACTGATTCACCGGAATACACCTATCGTGGTGCTATGCTCGATGTTTCGCGCCATTTTTTCAATGTTGACGAAGTAAAACAATTCATCGATTTTCTGGCTATGTACAAAATGAATGTGCTTCACCTGCACTTATCAGATGACCAGGGCTGGCGAATTGAAATTAAATCGTGGCCAAAACTTACTGAAATTGGTGGTCAGACTGAAGTTGGTGGTGGCAAAGGTGGTTTTTACACACAAGAGCAATACAAGGAGCTGGTTCAGTACGCTGCTGATCGTCAGATTATGATCGTTCCTGAAATTGATATGCCAGGACATACCAATGCAGCACTTGCATCATACGCCGAACTAAATTGCGACGGCAAAGCCCGCGAGCTATACACAGGGACTGAAGTTGGATTTAGTACACTTTGTACCGATAAAGAAATTACTTACCAATTTATCGACGATGTAATTCGCGAGTTGGCAGAAATAACTCCCGGCCCATACATCCACATTGGTGGAGACGAATCGCATGTTACAGCACACGACGACTATGTATATTTTGTAAATAAAGTTCAGGACATCGTAAAAAAACACGGTAAAAAAATTATTGGCTGGGACGAAATTGCTAATGCCAAATTAATTGACAATGTAACTGTACAATTTTGGGCCGATGTTAAAAACACGACAATGGGCGTTGAAAAAGGTGCACAGGTATTAATGTCGCCGGCAGCACGCGCATACCTCGATATGCAGTACGATTCAACAACTCACCTGGGCTTGCATTGGGCCGGTTACATTGAAGTGGATCATGGTTACGATTGGGATCCGGCAACACTGGTTGAAGGTATTACCAAAGAGAATATTTTAGGAATTGAAGCGCCGCTTTGGTCGGAAACAGTTACCAATATCGATGAAGTGGAATACATGACATTCCCTCGTCTGCCGGGATATGCCGAAATTGGCTGGACAGCACCGGGCGATAGAAGCTGGGACGAATATAAAACACGTTTGGCGAAACACGGCAAACGATTCGAGGCATTGGGAATTGATTATTACAAATCAGCCCTGGTTCCGTGGGAAGAATAA
- a CDS encoding alpha-L-fucosidase — protein sequence MKRLILPFVLSLFITISYAQKYEANWKSIDSRPVPQWFEDVKFGIFIHWGVYSVPAWAPANADIGVYAKYAEWYGFRINDDSKAGKLFREYHNNMYGEDFLYQDFAPRFKAQHWNPEQWADLFKRAGAKYVVLTSKHHEGFTLWPSAQSWNWNSVDIGPHRDICGDLTTAVKEAGLHMGFYYSLYEWYNPLYKNNLQKYVDDHMIPQMKDLVTSYEPDILWTDGEWDHPSKDWKSTEFLAWLYNESPVKDRICINDRWGKETRSKHGGFYTTEYDLVHDGKSDKIDKAWKNVAE from the coding sequence ATGAAGCGACTTATTTTGCCGTTTGTCTTGTCTCTTTTTATTACTATTTCGTACGCCCAGAAATACGAAGCAAACTGGAAATCAATTGATAGTCGACCAGTGCCACAATGGTTTGAGGATGTAAAATTTGGCATTTTCATTCATTGGGGAGTGTACTCGGTTCCAGCCTGGGCCCCCGCCAATGCCGACATTGGCGTTTATGCCAAATACGCTGAGTGGTATGGCTTCCGGATTAACGACGATAGCAAAGCCGGCAAACTCTTCCGCGAATACCACAACAATATGTATGGTGAAGATTTCCTGTACCAAGACTTTGCCCCACGGTTTAAAGCACAACACTGGAACCCCGAACAATGGGCCGATTTGTTTAAACGCGCCGGAGCAAAATATGTGGTATTAACATCGAAACACCACGAAGGATTTACGCTTTGGCCAAGTGCCCAAAGCTGGAACTGGAACAGTGTTGATATTGGGCCTCATCGTGATATTTGTGGCGATTTAACTACTGCTGTTAAAGAAGCAGGTTTACACATGGGGTTTTATTATTCGCTTTACGAATGGTACAATCCGCTTTACAAAAATAATCTGCAGAAATATGTCGATGACCATATGATTCCGCAAATGAAAGACCTTGTTACCAGCTACGAACCTGATATTTTATGGACCGATGGCGAGTGGGATCATCCAAGTAAAGACTGGAAAAGCACAGAGTTTTTGGCCTGGCTTTACAACGAATCTCCGGTTAAAGACCGGATTTGTATTAACGACCGCTGGGGAAAAGAAACACGAAGCAAACATGGTGGATTTTATACCACAGAGTACGATTTAGTTCATGACGGCAAAAGTGATAAGATCGACAAAGCCTGGAAGAATGTCGCGGAATAG